The following is a genomic window from Gadus morhua chromosome 23, gadMor3.0, whole genome shotgun sequence.
tggatcttcgctcgtacgatcattctcccgatggatcttgcgatccatcgataatttctttggagcgtttcccgaaactcctcttaacgtgaacgcgcattcgctgcactcacgacgtcgtaggattgtaactgtctactgacacggtgcttaaatgggctctgtaggagggggagacgcaggaatgtcgcaggaaaattgtgttaaaaagggttaaaatatatccccatcaaggacaacagcagagtagcctacgaaaaaaatagactgcaattatatgaatgctaaagacattaaaacacaattgattaggcttaaaccgacatatatcagtcctaatcctgaatgcactgtgcgtttcacggcattttcccccctgaaataattccatatgacaaaaaattaaaaatagcttgtgtgacaactacatttattttaatgggctgatttctgaaacatgctttgcgcagcaaagagagccgacttaatctgattccgcataagggtttccttgattgataatttgattggctataaaagcccctccggaaatagggtaaggtatgtattgatgaggaatacaacgaagcccaccgtctggcccggtgcatcgttgagcgcacgatcgggaggtggaagttgcgctttagatgccttcacaagtcaggcggagggctccagttttcgccggccaagtcatgcgccgtgatatgtgtgacggctatgttgcacaacattgcagctaaggctggggtggcattgcttgaaccggaggacgctgaggacgatgacgacgaggaagatcggtgtgaggacggcctccctcataactacgcggctggttttcatgcgcgtcgaagagtgattgagacttttttttaaccccctccaccctcccacatgtcactaaacattcccgtcaacgtgaccaatccccaccatatcccagccttttacctgctcctttgcttgttttttataatttattttatttctttattttaaattttttaaattttattttattttttacattattttatgctacgttttatgagtagcctatgtcagtctgcacaaatccccccactttctctcacacattttgagtgccctgcctgcgcaaacattttctggactgtcccgttttattttggccattttaacatctttattaataaattaattaataatctttattaattaccaaactaagaacataaaggcgcaatgcgttttaataaaacgcatccaatagacggaatgtccgatggtgtcgccactgaggctatagctgacgattctcttagagtcctacgagtacctacgagcacccctggagtactcgttagctacgagcgttttcaagacgttcgttccccacgatgctttcgggaaacgcggtgaaaactctacgatgccctttcgacgcacttcacgatccacttaggctaacgacgctttcgggaaacggggcccagataTCTAAATACCAAAACAAACAGACTGAAGAACAGCTTCTTCCCCAGAGCTGTGACTgagattaccccccccccccccccactacaaaCTCATTACCTCCCCCAACCACACTGAGAACCCCCAACCACAAACGATGTGGTCTGTGCTATGTACCTTTTAATATGTCTCCCACTGCAAACATCCTGCTTTTGCACTTTgaactgtatttgtgtgtgtgtgtgtgtgtgtgtgtgtgtgtgtgtgtaggtgagaggtgagagagagcgagcgagcgagtggaCGTGgacagatggtgtgtgtgtgtgaatgagggaAAGTGAATATATGCATGTGCATAATATTTTCACACAGTTTTtcattctatatattttttatatcttGTTGTTTTAACTGTGTAATCTAAGCTGGAGCCGTCGGCAGAAATTTCGCTGTGTGCAAAACACAGAATGACTAAGGAATTCTtcaatcttgaatcttgaatgtGACATAGTTATTCTCCCAAAATTCTCCCATCAGTATGTTTGATTTTCAAAGGAGATGCCCCTCAGCAGGACTTGAACCCAGTGCCATCCACAGAGTGTTTGGGCTGGTTCAGGAAGGGATGGATGTACTATATGGgatagggatgggcatttgaagaaatttccttgatcgagcatcgctagagttatcgatcaattatcgattaatcattaacttttttctaggctatattgaaattcccgttggtagaaaatgcaacatgtttttatcaatgaaatctttattccaacaataatgtatggggcaacattaatacaatacagttaacttgaagacctacaactgtttaacagtttaaaataataaatacaggcattattataggcctatgcggcgctcgtaaagtccgaacaatgcgcctacaagcgctcttaaaggtttggaaacgattcaacaagactaaatctgtagcctattccaattacaataagtagccaacttatcggacaacaataatcaaacaaaggcagtaggctaaaagtgggcattaaacggtataactgttttgaaaaaacgggggaaaaaaggccgacatataatgcctataggctgcagccggcgcgcggaaaaggctcgcaacaaaaagatgagccacccatttacaaacaattgcatgaactagtctatctaaaagcaataccttattggaacatatataaggctgaacttgttgctaaaatatcacagttttggctaaatgtaacgactccaagaggcaccaagccgaaagaaaagcggagcgagagacaacacattaagaaaaaaaagagcgactcacatacggtggtgactgtccctactgtccatagcataactccagcctacatatttttgtttaggaatataagcatgttaacatgctcgcgggtcagacgcgaacgcagccttgtaactgtcagtccagcagcagaaaacaccagctctgacgggaccgaagttgcggggatgcagaggtattgtcgcgctaactttgacaggaaccttcttccattcactttccaccagtcgacagggtggtatttctcccacatagtgatattcaattaaatgcttcaagactcacagtatgcaacacaacgtccttttgatcgataacaatataaattgatcgacgcatttcttaacgatcgattatcgagcatcgattaattatgcccatccctaatatggGATCTTgacccacatacacattcacacattcattctcacacacacactgtgcaggCACAGGGGGAAATGAAATtgtatatcattttttttatatctgtCTATATAGTAACACATGCATATTGGGGATTTGCTAATGTAGAATTATTAAAAAATGTTACAGTAAAAACACTTGATATTCAGCTTTGTACAAAACAATTTGATTTGAATTTTCTATATAAACCTAATTAGCAATGCATACATATTGGGTACGACTCAATTATGTATTTCGACCAattaaaataagaaagaaaaagtaCAATCATTCCCGTTTTAAACAACTTTTCTGGACATTCTATAACAAAATTAAGTTGTGCAATCGTTTTTTAAGTGTCGATGGCGTTACCGCACTTCTCCGATGTGCAGAAGGTGTGAAGCCTTTTTAGTATTTTGATCAGCCCAGAAAACTTTCATAGTTGTTGTTGCAGCTGTGGAAAGGTGTGATAGTTCTCACCTTTAGGGCGACGAAGAACGGGCCCTAAACAAAGTGTGTCGCTCGAATCTCACTCATAGGTCTCTTACTCGTCAGCCCTGGGTCTTGGATCACTAACACTGTGTTGGTGCGCAGTTTTCAGTATATATACTGTTTGTATGTCGCCCTTTGTTATCAAGGCCCATTTATTCAACTTTACAAGTCATTTTGCTGGTGTTTTTTTCTACACAGAACTCactgtgtgaatgtatgtatcaagaaagaaaacatttatgtaaaaataattaaaagaatCCTTCATTTtttaacaaacaacacaaacggAATAACACATTTTAGAGACATTTGTCAAACTTATCATAACTCATAAACTGTCATCTCGCAATGCTTTACCGATCAATAAAAAcagcaacctctctctctctctctctctctctctctctctctctctctctctctctctctctctctctctctctctctctctctctctctctctctctctctctctctctctctctctctctctctctctctctctctctctctctccttatcctTAGGGGAAGCTGGGAGTCGTCCCGCTGGTTGATAGCGTGCTGTCAGTGTGGGCTGGGGCCGGGATGGGTGGGTGACGGGATGGGGGGAGAGTCTCAGATGAGATATGTGACTGGCATGCTAACTCATAGGTTTATCttcgagagggagggggagtgatagagagaggggggctccCTATAGGTCTTTATTAAAGCACCCTATCACACTCACCTCcaaatatatacagtacatatgattgcaacacacgtacacacacacacaatcacggaTGCATATGATTGGATCCCCTCTACACCCCCGTTGTGAGCGGTGTTGTTTTAACGTAAGCCGGGCAGCAGGTCCATTACAGAGTTGATAGGACGGCCCCTGCCCTGGTGATCGACAACACATCTCCATCGTCAAAAGCACACAGGGTTTGGAACACGTGCACGACGCAATCTCCCTCCTGAGCACGTAATGtatgaagaaacacacacacacacacacacacacacaccgaacctAGGCATACTTTCCTTGGTTGCCTGTACTCTCTAAGAAAAACAGACCAGAATATTTAGGGGGCATGATAAAAACGGTTATTGTGGTTCCACTGAAATGATTACAAGCAAACCAAACTCCAAACAAAGTGgccacattcacattcacatcacAAACCAAACCCACACAGATCAGGGCTGTGTGATTCTTATCCTGCTGTTTGCATCGCTGGCTCATTCGTCTCTCTCTGCTTATCTCTTATCATGTCATTTTGTGTTTGTTCAAGTAATAGTTGTGTTCATTTATATTTGAACAAGCTTCATCCGACATTATGGACATCAGAGTTTATTTCCTATTTTCGAAGGGAACAGTGCAGAGACGCAGCAAAGTCGGTTGAAGAAGATAGGAAACAACATGATACGTGTAGGCCACAGGTAGGAATCGAACCTGGAATTGAATCTGGGTCGCTACAAGGCGTGTTGCTCTCATGGTCAGCGCTCTAGCTGGTTGAGCCGTTGAGCCACCCCGTGTCCATCTTCAATGTACGGGGAGGGCGTTTGGTCTCACGTGGAGTGGCACACAGAATCTCCCTCGACCTAATAATAGCCCATCACATGTCCATGACATTACCTGCCCATCTATCCACGTGAGCTCTCACAGACAGATATGCATCACTCTGTAGCGACCACGCATGTGGCACATTGCGCtgatcgtacacacacacacacacacagaccaagagGAACACTTGGTTCACAGGATATCAGGTCACATATTGTTTTGCAGTAGAAAAGGTTGCTGTGGTGAAAGGTGAACAGGGAAATGAGAGCACTTGAAACAGCTAATGCCGTGTTTCAGATCAGGGGTGCCCAATACCATGACCCAGCTGGGGAGTACCTTTGGACCCATCGAGTATTTTGTGAAGTATAATGGTTGAGCAAGAATTTGAGATTTAGTTTATCCCTCAAATCTTCCATAGGCTTCTTTCCATTGAAAAAAGATAAGAATTTATTAAAACACGAACGTAAGCAAGAGTACTCAGGTAATCATACGGTCGCATTACTATGTTCATAGATATCTTCCACTAGATTTTTATAATTATCTCATAGtcgttttttataaatatttttttataggtCTTTTGTTGTTAGTTGAGTCTTTTAAAAATACCGTTTCATATTTTGTGATTGTTTTGGTGTGAACTAGtgtgaaaataaatgaacatCACCAAACATTATTTACCAGCGGAAAATACTTAAGaatcttttttatttctctttgtagttttctctttcttatccaatatatatttcttGCTAACTCTTGTCGTCCCTTTAACTTCTCCAGTTCTCCCCACAGAGCAAGGACAACAAACAAGTGGTGAAAGTATCTCAAACTGGATTAAGTGTCTTTTTTTGACCACATGAGGGCACCTTTAATGTACGTTTGTTTAGACTGGTTTCTTGTACTTATTACATAGAATGCAATTACATTATACCTTGTAcacatcattcattcatacaatAACCGAGAAAACGATGGAAACACTTTATACAATTGGCCTTCCCATACATGAACTATAGCAAGAAAAGAACCATTACTTAATCACAAAATACAAATAACCGAATGAAACTATGAACAGCACAGAGCCAATGATCTAGATTCCTTAATCTTTTATGGTACGTTTTTTCAGGTCAGGCCTCTAAATATTGACACATGTAAGAAGTCGTTGCTAAACCAATGAAGCTGGCAGGGAGTGGGAAAAGCAAGCTCAATAACCATAAATTATTTCGACTGGGGCGGCCATAACATTTTACAGCGAGTTAACAAGAAACTCAGTGGCATCGGCATTCTTGCGCTCAAAATCTCTATACTTTATATACACACCGATTTATAGAGAAATGTTAtgcgaaaaaaataaaataaccctCAATATTTTTTGTCTTCTTTACTATTATGTACACAGTTGTTGTTTCGAGCCGAGTTGGGGGTGGCAGTGTGGCTGCGTAGAGCCCAAGGAAGAAAGGTCAGCGACGGCTCACCAGCGGGGGGGACGGGCTCCCTGAAGGAGCAAGGGATTGTGGGAAATGTTTGAACACCTCAGCGGCGGTGGCGCCCTGCGGGGGGGAAGGAATGGGGGTCTCCGGAGACActgaagcagagagagagagagagagagagagagagagagagagagagagagagagagagagagagagagagagagagagagagagagagagagagagagagagagagagagagagagagagagagagagagagagagaagacagaagACAGACAAATTAGCaataagaaagacagacagacagacagacagatagctaCAAGAAAGAGAGTGGGGATTTTTGCACTTGTGCAATTGTTTGCTTTGGGTGTTTGGAGAAAATCCATTTCACGTAAAGCCCTAaactttgtgtgaatgtgtaagagtgtgagagtgagtgagtgattaagtgagtgagtgagagagtgtgtataagagagtgtgtgtgtgtgtgtgtgtgtgtgggagtatatgtgtgtgtgtgcgtgtgtgctcgaGTCGTGCATGTGTGCtcgtgcttgtgagtgtgtgtgcatgtgcaaaaaaaacatgcacacacacacacaccacacattccACATGAACGTCCGTGTTAAACGTTGTGCGCGGGTCGCGGTCCTCACCTATGTGCTGGATGTGTGCGACGGGCGTGGAGCTGATGACCAACGTGTGGCCCGTCACGGGGTCCTGGGCCAGCTGGGCTGGGGCCGGATGGTGCAGGTGGGCCTGCTCTGCCATcagacctggacacacacacacacacacacacacacacacacacacacacacacacacacacacacacacacacacacacacacacacacacacacacacacacagcacggtcCACATGTGAGTGATCTGTAGGATCTCCTTTCTTTTCTCTAGTTTGTCATTTATAATGAGCAGCTGGTGGTTTCACTTCTTcgctccttttttattttcgttTTGTTTATGACTGCATACTGATTTGGATCACACAACTTCCTGTTTGGCCTCTCAAGGACCTTATTTCTCAAGGATTTCTCAGACTCTGTGTTTCTCCTTTTATCACCACAGTCCAACACCACGGCTTCCCCAAATGTAGCTTTACTGAAACCCAACCCTCGCTAACCTTTCCGTCCACAAAAAATCCCCAGAGAGAATACACAGGCTTGTGTCAGCGACTACCTTCCCCTGACCCCGActctcaggccccgtccacacgaagccgatttcatggcgaaaccgcaaaggtcttgtacggttcggccttccgtccacacgaagccggcgaatccgctgaccgaaaccgcaaacttctgaaaccaccctcggaggtggtttcaaatctacccggtttcgttttggattcgtgtgtacgcctgaaaccgactgaaaccgcaaaccatgacgtcatcgcccccccccttcgatcctctagccaatgactgctaagcccgcggagtctcaccctttatgcgcatgctcgcctcttttcttatttattttccttctggatttctgtagcagaagcagcgccccttatgggcctggcttgtgtactacagcgtttctacaggtctacccggtttcgcttggcttcgtctttacggagatacttcgaaaccggatagatcgaaaccgtaacggtttcgcccgtttcggcttcgtgtggacggggcctcagtgtcTCTTCAGAATCCCCCCTTCCCTAACGCCAACCcttttcagggggggggggggggggggggggggggggggggggggggggggggggcgccacctcacccacctcccaGCAGCATCTCCAGCAGCAGGTTGTCGATCTTGGCCAGGCCGCACAGCTTGATGAACTGCAGCTGCTCGATCATCTGCCAGGTGATGCTCTGCAGggtgggcagcagcagcagcagctccccgAAGCGTCCCCGCGAGTCATACTGCCGGTCATTGATGTAGTCCTCCAGACTCATCTGGACCTGGGGGGTGCggtggagggttggggggggggggggggggggggggtggaggggatggaCGTACACGTTTAGAGTagagcacacatgcatgtaaagATATGTGTGCATCTCATGCACGCTTTGCGTAGATGCATGTGCGGGGTACGCGCACTACgcacacacgagcacgcacacgcgcacaaacacacacacatctatgcaCTGTGACAAACACGGACAGGCATgcatgcagaaacacaaacacacacacacacacacacacacacacacacacacactagcacacactgacacacacacacatagacacacagtacGATGGAAGCGATGGAAGTAGTTAGACATTCAAACACATGGCTGGATTTGGGTACATATTCATTGACTTTTATCAAAAAGTAACCAAGTTTTAACACAATCATCAGAAAATAGAAGGAGAAGCAGCCTCATCAGCAAGGCACAAGATAAATTGATGACTGCTTCACGCTCTTACTAATAACTCACTGATGCCTAATAAGTGTAAGAGGATAATGATTACCTGGAGACGCATGGCTTTGATTTTGGACGAATTCCTCAACGCTTTAGCATCTGGGAGAGGTGCATCGTGGGAGAAATAAGATAGATTACGTTTTTGATGAGCTATGGATATTACTTGGTCTAATGGATTTAACACCAACTCGGTCAAACTAGGAGAATTTTCTGTCTCTGGAAGGAAGGAAGCATAAATTCTGTCTATGATAGGTTATAGCAgattaaacatttaaatagGCTACAAGGCTCTATACGCCCATTAATCAAATGGGTTGCATTTGGTTTGCTTTGGAACTACGGTCATTTTCTTAAATGTTACATtgtatattttatactttaagTTGCTAGGCTAAAATGCTATGCAAACAACACAGGCCTACAGCTGAAGAAAGCAATTCATAAAATCAACATAACATCTTCCATCAGTGAAGGTGTGAATCATCATTCCCTTGTGATTCTaacccacgtgcacacacaggtcAGTCTTTTTATGCTTTTGACACAGCACACTTAAAAGAAAAGCCTGGTTCTACCAAGTTAATAATTGATTAACAATTCACCAATTCTCCAATTGTTCCCATCAACATCAAACATCAAACATCGTCATACGACACAGAATGAACTGAATGTCTAATGTGTATGTTAAGACGACTTTATCATGCTATGGTCTTATCGACTCCATGTCGCAAAACAGTATCCTTTGTGCTTATCGTACACAGCCCACGACGATTTACGTTTATCGTTACCTGGGTCGAAGAAGACGATGGCTTTGAGCGCGGCGTACTCGTTGTCATCGATCTGAATGTCCTGGAAGGGCTGAACCAACTCGTCCAGCACGCGGTGAGCCACCCGAGAGAGCTCTTGTTCCGGGCCGTTCCTCTGGATCACACTGCCGCTGCCTTGTGACACCCAGGAGACGGTGTGAGTGACTCAAGTGTGTGCTTAAGGATGTgtacttacacacagacacacacacacaaacacacacgtggctgtgtgtgtttttgtgtgtaaggGATAGGCAACAGTGGTGTGAATGAGAGGGTGTGTAATGTAATGGAATATAAATATTGAAATATACCTACACTTATGTAATAGAATTGAGGAAATGCTCACCTAGAAGCAGGAAGTCCTTATAGGGCATTGACCTCTTGGCCAGCCCCAGTAAGAGGTGTTCACCTGCATGTGCCCGTAGCAGGCTCACCTGGAGACAAACACAATGAAAGCCCCTTTAATTGGGCTCGACACAAAGGACACAAACAAGGGACCGCATCCTCATCCGCAGTCTTATCATTTCCACCATTGACTCCGACTCTAGTAATGTTTCCCAGTGCGAAAAAAAGTAGCAGCATACTATAAAATCAGCCAAACAAGTGCCACTTATCTTGCTCTTTCACTTGACCTGCTATAAAGAAAGGCCGTCCTTATCTCCCTCGCCATCTCGTAAACAGGCGACAATGTGTCGTCTTTCCCGAGTCAATTATCAGCGTGATAATTGGGACTTTCTTGTGTACTGCAGTGATAACAGAGCCCATCCCTATCAGCCTTCAGAATCAGGATTGGCCACATATCTTCTAGGTTTAGCCTTCTTTTTAATCAAGTTGGCTAATCTTTTCAATTGAATCCTCTGGAATGACCCTCTGGGATTGAGATTGTAgtttatttctattttaaacta
Proteins encoded in this region:
- the hnf4g gene encoding hepatocyte nuclear factor 4-gamma isoform X2; this encodes MKYFAGTPSKSLLEMEVANYCEGLDPSFNTLGFESTEVLYGGGESMPAEPCLAGPDGLNPNCAICGDKATGKHYGASSCDGCKGFFRRSIRKSHVYTCRFSRQCIVDKDKRNQCRYCRLNKCFNAGMKKEAVQNERDRISSRKSLPDTHDLPPITVLAQAESLSQQITTPVGLSEAAEQRPATVGDVCDSMKQQLLVLVEWAKYIPAFGELPLDDQVSLLRAHAGEHLLLGLAKRSMPYKDFLLLGSGSVIQRNGPEQELSRVAHRVLDELVQPFQDIQIDDNEYAALKAIVFFDPDAKALRNSSKIKAMRLQVQMSLEDYINDRQYDSRGRFGELLLLLPTLQSITWQMIEQLQFIKLCGLAKIDNLLLEMLLGEQAHLHHPAPAQLAQDPVTGHTLVISSTPVAHIQHIVSPETPIPSPPQGATAAEVFKHFPQSLAPSGSPSPPLVSRR
- the hnf4g gene encoding hepatocyte nuclear factor 4-gamma isoform X1 gives rise to the protein MKYFAGTPSKSLLEMEVANYCEGLDPSFNTLGFESTEVLYGGGESMPAEPCLAGPDGLNPNCAICGDKATGKHYGASSCDGCKGFFRRSIRKSHVYTCRFSRQCIVDKDKRNQCRYCRLNKCFNAGMKKEAVQNERDRISSRKSLPDTHDLPPITVLAQAESLSQQITTPVGLSEAAEQRPATVGDVCDSMKQQLLVLVEWAKYIPAFGELPLDDQVSLLRAHAGEHLLLGLAKRSMPYKDFLLLGSGSVIQRNGPEQELSRVAHRVLDELVQPFQDIQIDDNEYAALKAIVFFDPDAKALRNSSKIKAMRLQVQMSLEDYINDRQYDSRGRFGELLLLLPTLQSITWQMIEQLQFIKLCGLAKIDNLLLEMLLGGLMAEQAHLHHPAPAQLAQDPVTGHTLVISSTPVAHIQHIVSPETPIPSPPQGATAAEVFKHFPQSLAPSGSPSPPLVSRR
- the hnf4g gene encoding hepatocyte nuclear factor 4-gamma isoform X3, which produces MHIRNSRRRPTESMPAEPCLAGPDGLNPNCAICGDKATGKHYGASSCDGCKGFFRRSIRKSHVYTCRFSRQCIVDKDKRNQCRYCRLNKCFNAGMKKEAVQNERDRISSRKSLPDTHDLPPITVLAQAESLSQQITTPVGLSEAAEQRPATVGDVCDSMKQQLLVLVEWAKYIPAFGELPLDDQVSLLRAHAGEHLLLGLAKRSMPYKDFLLLGSGSVIQRNGPEQELSRVAHRVLDELVQPFQDIQIDDNEYAALKAIVFFDPDAKALRNSSKIKAMRLQVQMSLEDYINDRQYDSRGRFGELLLLLPTLQSITWQMIEQLQFIKLCGLAKIDNLLLEMLLGGLMAEQAHLHHPAPAQLAQDPVTGHTLVISSTPVAHIQHIVSPETPIPSPPQGATAAEVFKHFPQSLAPSGSPSPPLVSRR